A genomic stretch from Clavelina lepadiformis chromosome 5, kaClaLepa1.1, whole genome shotgun sequence includes:
- the LOC143460479 gene encoding uncharacterized protein LOC143460479, which translates to MASILEDPTLERQFKGHRDTITSCDFNPNMKQLATGSMDSCLMVWNFKPNMRSYRFVGHKDAVLSVQFSPSGHLVASASRDKTVRLWIPSVKGESTVFKAHTATVRSVNFSSDGVNLLTASDDKTIKLWSVHRQKFQFSLTQHMNWVRCARFSPDNRLIVSGSDDKTVKLWDRNSKECVHTFFQHGGFINHAEFHPSGTCIAAAGTDATVKIWDIRTNKLLQHYQVHNGPVNQLTFHPTGNYLITASNDCTLKILDLLEGRLFFTLHGHQEPVTATNFSRNGEFFASGGADEQVIVWKTNFDQVDVTERLTAQSHQQNFPQKSVEEVIPEPAPKPILTNGYGRTVTPTTRRKVDMRSEPRNVPGSAPTDLVDVGPALFSEPTNRLEGPRLTPADQASRARRQLADRSQHLTPTRDAPNSQNVTADPDMSRFATSITAPLEERSIPPKLAQTLEQIVGQLDMLTQTMSILEQRVSMTEDKLKECLGNQQRIPPQDRSTD; encoded by the exons GAGGATCCAACCCTTGAACGCCAATTCAAAGGTCACAGAGATACCATTACGAGCTGTGATTTTAATCCAAACATGAAGCAATTAg ccACCGGCTCAATGGATTCTTGCTTAATGGTGTGGAATTTCAAACCAAATATGCGCTCATATAGATTTGTTGGACACAAG GATGCAGTATTGTCTGTTCAATTTTCACCATCAGGACATTTAGTGGCTTCTGCTTCCAGAGATAAGACAGTGAGACTCTGGATTCCAAGCGT CAAAGGAGAATCTACTGTTTTCAAAGCTCACACAGCAACTGTTCGAAGTGTAAATTTCTCAAGTGATGGTGTGAATCTTCTCACAGCGTCTgatgacaaaacaatcaaactgTGGTCTGTTCATCGgcaaaaatttcagttttctCTTACTCAGCATATGAATTGGGTTAGATGTGCAAG GTTTTCTCCTGACAACCGCCTAATTGTTTCTGGAAGCGATGATAAAACTGTAAAGTTATGGGACAG aaatagCAAGGAATGTGTACATACCTTCTTCCAGCACGGCGGGTTTATAAATCATGCAGAGTTCCATCCAAGTGGGACATGTATTGCTGCTGCTGGCACTGATGCCACTGTAAAAATTTGGGACATAAGAACTAACAAGCTACTTCAGCATTATCAAG TCCACAACGGTCCTGTTAATCAGCTTACCTTTCACCCCACTGGCAACTACTTGATCACTGCTTCCAATGATTGCACGTTAAAGATCTTGGATCTGCTTGAAGGACGTCTTTTCTTCACATTACATGGGCATCAG gAACCAGTCACTGCAACAAATTTCTCAAGGAATGGTGAATTCTTTGCATCAGGTGGCGCTGATGAGCAG GTTATCGTTTGGAAAACCAATTTTGATCAAGTTGATGTCACCGAGCGCTTGACGGCCCAATCGCACCAACAAAACTTCCCGCAAAAATCAGTTGAAGAAGTGATTCCAGAACCGGCCCCAAAACCTATTTTGACAAACGGGTACGGCCGCACGGTGACCCCTACTACACGGAGAAAAGTTGACATGAGGAGTGAGCCCCGTAACGTACCTGGTTCTGCGCCTACCGACTTAGTTGACGTTGGTCCTGCCTTATTCTCTGAACCAACT AATCGATTAGAAGGCCCGCGATTAACCCCAGCTGACCAAGCCTCTCGGGCACGCCGCCAATTGGCAGACCGGTCTCAGCACCTAACCCCGACCAGGGACGCTCCCAACAGCCAGAACGTGACCGCAGACCCAGATATGTCCAGGTTTGCCACCAGCATAACTGCGCCGCTAGAAGAACGCAGCATCCCACCAAAACTCGCTCAGACTCTTGAACAAATTGTTGGTCAACTGGATATGCTAACACAG ACCATGTCCATTCTGGAACAGCGCGTCAGCATGACCGAGGATAAGCTGAAGGAGTGTTTGGGGAACCAACAGAGAATACCTCCTCAAGACAGGTCGACTGATTAA